A region from the Beduinella massiliensis genome encodes:
- the frr gene encoding ribosome recycling factor translates to MIKDVMDTAKHKMNKTKDVLRSDLMAIRAGRANPQLLDRITVDYYGTPTPLTQMANISAPEPRLLQISLWDSKMLSTVEKAILKSDLGLTPSNDGKVIRLMLPELTEERRKELTKVVRKNAEEAKVAIRAIRRDAMEQFKKMKKDAEITEDDQKKAEEDVQKLTDAAIKDVDKICADKEKEILDVR, encoded by the coding sequence ATGATTAAGGACGTTATGGATACCGCTAAACATAAAATGAACAAGACGAAGGACGTGCTTCGCTCGGACCTGATGGCCATTCGCGCTGGCCGCGCGAACCCGCAGCTGCTCGACCGAATCACGGTCGATTATTACGGCACGCCTACGCCCTTGACGCAGATGGCGAACATCTCGGCGCCGGAGCCGCGGCTTTTGCAGATTTCCCTGTGGGACAGCAAGATGCTGTCCACCGTGGAAAAGGCGATTCTCAAGAGCGACCTGGGGCTGACTCCCTCCAACGACGGAAAGGTCATTCGCCTGATGCTGCCGGAGCTGACTGAGGAGCGCCGCAAGGAGCTCACGAAGGTCGTGCGCAAAAACGCCGAGGAGGCCAAGGTTGCGATTCGCGCCATCCGCCGCGATGCGATGGAGCAGTTCAAGAAGATGAAGAAGGACGCGGAGATCACCGAGGACGACCAGAAGAAGGCGGAGGAAGACGTTCAGAAGTTGACCGACGCGGCGATCAAGGACGTCGATAAGATTTGCGCGGACAAGGAAAAGGAAATCCTGGACGTCAGATGA
- the pyrH gene encoding UMP kinase, whose amino-acid sequence MMEQKYKRVLIKLSGEALGENGRLFDFDQIDRVAAVIREVHEMQAEIAIVIGAGNIWRGRQGPAAKMGAVTADHMGMLGTMINSLAMQDALERQGIQTRLQTAIEMTRFAEPYTYRRAMRHLEKGRVVLFACGTGNPFFSTDTAAALRAVEIGADAILLAKNIDGVYDDDPRQNPEAKLLKDITYAEAQQRGLRVMDAAAITICMENKVPAIRVFGLDDPENILRVMQGDGMGTLVHP is encoded by the coding sequence GTGATGGAACAAAAGTACAAGCGCGTGCTCATCAAGCTGAGCGGCGAGGCACTCGGTGAAAACGGCAGGCTGTTTGACTTTGATCAGATCGACCGCGTCGCCGCTGTCATCCGTGAGGTGCACGAGATGCAGGCGGAAATCGCGATCGTCATCGGCGCGGGAAATATCTGGCGCGGACGGCAGGGACCTGCGGCGAAGATGGGCGCGGTTACTGCAGACCACATGGGCATGCTGGGGACGATGATCAACTCCCTTGCGATGCAGGACGCGCTGGAGCGGCAGGGCATTCAGACCCGGCTGCAAACCGCCATCGAGATGACGCGCTTCGCGGAGCCTTATACGTACAGGCGCGCGATGCGGCACCTGGAAAAGGGGCGCGTGGTGCTCTTCGCCTGCGGCACGGGCAACCCCTTCTTTTCCACCGACACCGCGGCCGCACTGCGCGCAGTGGAGATCGGCGCGGATGCCATTTTGCTGGCGAAGAACATCGACGGCGTCTACGACGACGATCCGCGGCAGAACCCGGAGGCAAAGCTGCTGAAGGACATCACCTACGCCGAGGCGCAGCAGCGCGGGCTTCGCGTCATGGACGCGGCGGCCATCACCATCTGCATGGAAAATAAGGTGCCGGCGATTCGTGTCTTCGGGCTGGACGATCCGGAAAACATCCTGCGCGTCATGCAGGGAGACGGCATGGGTACGCTCGTTCATCCCTAA